The following proteins come from a genomic window of Streptomyces sp. NBC_01716:
- a CDS encoding transglycosylase SLT domain-containing protein, producing the protein MTASSTPGNRLNKSHRLSIAGVTAVAAAALTFSLVPGNASAEGSSKAVAASTSAAPVAFQSSTGGTQAAAVQKSLTEQHTLADRVAEIHAKQDSSAEAKAKAKEKAKDKADAKKEAAAKAKKRAAAKAKANRSADRKPAYANNLNGWIKEALSIMKKEKIPGTYEGLHRNIIRESSGNPRAINNWDINAKNGVPSIGLLQVIKPTFDTYHVKGTPNSQYHPVANIVAAANYAADRYGSIDNVDSAY; encoded by the coding sequence ATGACCGCGTCCAGCACCCCTGGCAACCGTCTGAACAAGAGCCACCGGCTCTCGATCGCCGGCGTGACAGCTGTCGCCGCCGCGGCCCTCACCTTCTCCTTGGTCCCGGGCAACGCATCCGCCGAGGGCTCGAGCAAGGCCGTGGCCGCGTCCACGTCCGCCGCCCCGGTCGCATTCCAGTCGAGCACGGGCGGCACGCAGGCCGCCGCCGTCCAGAAGAGCCTGACCGAGCAGCACACCCTGGCCGACCGCGTCGCGGAGATTCACGCGAAGCAGGACTCCTCCGCCGAGGCGAAGGCAAAGGCGAAGGAGAAGGCGAAGGACAAGGCCGACGCCAAGAAGGAGGCAGCCGCGAAGGCGAAGAAGCGCGCGGCCGCCAAGGCCAAGGCCAACCGCTCCGCCGACCGCAAGCCCGCCTACGCCAACAACCTGAACGGATGGATCAAGGAAGCCCTGTCCATCATGAAGAAGGAGAAGATCCCCGGCACCTACGAGGGTCTGCACCGCAACATCATCCGGGAGTCCAGCGGCAACCCGCGGGCGATCAACAACTGGGACATCAACGCCAAGAACGGCGTCCCCTCGATCGGCCTGCTCCAGGTGATCAAGCCGACCTTCGACACCTACCACGTCAAGGGCACGCCGAACAGCCAGTACCACCCCGTCGCCAACATCGTCGCCGCGGCCAACTACGCCGCCGACCGCTACGGCTCGATCGACAACGTCGACAGCGCCTACTGA
- a CDS encoding FHA domain-containing protein, which yields MGHGVPELVLEMNGRTWTLDQSRSYSLGRDPQGDLVIDDARVSWRHATISWGGRSWVIEDHGSTNGTYVQGQRIHQMEIGPGTAVRLGNATDGPRLNLNGAAAPQAPQVQHAPPQHAPAQPQPQPQGGPGWAPQQQPPQQQGWPPQQQQPPQQQQQQPQQGYVPPQHGGPGAPGAGGHGGPGSGGAAGAPPVYGDRSPTTFHQVALGRVMRIGRALENELVVSDLQVSRLHAEFTSTPDGRFQIRDLGSHNGTYVNGQPIPKSGTALIGPNDIVGVGHSTFRLVGDRLEEFVDTGEVSFSARHLTVTVDGGKQILKDVSFGVPEKSLIAVIGPSGSGKSTLLKALTGYRPANEGDVLYDNRNLYKQFAELRQRIGLVPQDDILHKELTVRKALKYAAKLRFPGDTAESEREARIDEVLRELKLDIHKEKRVTSLSGGQRKRVSVALELLTKPSLIFLDEPTSGLDPGMDRDVMQLLRGLADDGRTVLVVTHSVAELAICDKLLVMAPGGSVAYFGPPEEALNFFGYTTWADVFSAFENYRDYDWAGRWRGSQHYQMYAADIDAVAAQSVHMPSPQQMRPPKPQSWGSQLWTLIRRYSSVIASDRGFLGLMVILPAVLGVVSVVIPAEFGLGPPDPPSRFNGKAGTILLILAVGMCFSGAANSVRELIKERVIYERERATGLSRSAYLMSKVIVLGVITAFQGVIICGIGFAPRALPDEGLIMPPAVEMCVVIIALGFTSMMFGLVISSLVKTAEKTMPLLVMFAIVQVVFTGTLFQVYGSPGLEQFAWLMPSRWAIAGTGSTLDLAHLMPPWDPKSPNDLDPLWDHSIGQWGFNLAVLLFIGVLCGFVVARLLRRHEPEVMRK from the coding sequence GTGGGGCATGGAGTGCCGGAACTCGTACTTGAAATGAACGGAAGGACCTGGACGCTCGATCAGTCCAGGTCGTACAGCCTGGGACGTGATCCGCAGGGCGACTTGGTGATCGATGACGCACGTGTCTCGTGGCGTCATGCCACCATCAGCTGGGGGGGCCGTAGTTGGGTAATTGAGGACCACGGCAGCACCAACGGCACTTATGTGCAGGGCCAGCGGATCCACCAGATGGAAATCGGTCCGGGAACCGCTGTGCGTCTCGGCAATGCGACCGACGGACCGCGGCTGAATCTCAACGGTGCGGCAGCGCCCCAGGCGCCTCAGGTGCAGCACGCGCCGCCGCAGCACGCGCCCGCGCAGCCGCAACCGCAGCCGCAGGGCGGCCCAGGATGGGCGCCTCAGCAGCAGCCTCCTCAGCAGCAGGGCTGGCCGCCCCAGCAACAGCAGCCACCCCAGCAGCAACAGCAACAGCCTCAGCAAGGCTATGTACCGCCGCAGCACGGAGGGCCTGGAGCCCCCGGTGCCGGTGGTCACGGCGGTCCAGGCTCCGGTGGGGCGGCGGGGGCCCCGCCGGTGTACGGGGACCGCAGCCCGACCACCTTCCATCAGGTGGCTCTCGGCCGGGTGATGCGCATCGGCCGTGCGCTGGAGAACGAGCTGGTGGTCTCCGACCTCCAGGTCTCGCGTCTGCACGCCGAGTTCACCTCGACGCCCGACGGCCGCTTCCAGATCCGCGACCTCGGATCCCACAACGGCACGTACGTCAACGGTCAGCCGATCCCCAAGTCCGGTACGGCGCTGATCGGCCCGAACGACATCGTGGGCGTCGGTCACTCGACCTTCCGCCTCGTCGGCGACCGGCTGGAAGAGTTCGTCGACACCGGTGAGGTCTCGTTCTCGGCCCGCCACCTCACGGTGACGGTCGACGGCGGCAAGCAGATCCTCAAGGACGTCTCCTTCGGTGTCCCAGAGAAGTCGCTCATCGCGGTCATCGGCCCCTCGGGCTCCGGAAAGTCCACGCTCCTCAAGGCGCTCACCGGCTACCGGCCCGCCAACGAGGGCGATGTCCTGTACGACAACAGGAATCTCTACAAGCAGTTCGCCGAGCTGCGCCAGCGCATCGGTCTGGTTCCGCAGGACGACATCCTGCACAAGGAGCTGACCGTACGGAAGGCGCTCAAGTACGCGGCCAAGCTCCGGTTCCCCGGTGACACCGCCGAGTCCGAGCGCGAGGCCCGTATCGACGAGGTGCTGCGCGAGCTCAAGCTCGACATCCACAAGGAGAAGCGCGTCACCTCGCTCTCCGGCGGCCAGCGCAAGCGGGTCTCCGTCGCGCTCGAACTGCTGACCAAGCCGTCGCTGATCTTCCTGGACGAGCCGACCTCCGGCCTCGACCCGGGTATGGACCGTGACGTCATGCAGCTCCTGCGCGGCCTCGCCGACGACGGCCGTACCGTCCTCGTCGTCACCCACTCGGTGGCGGAGCTGGCGATCTGCGACAAGCTGCTCGTCATGGCGCCCGGTGGCTCGGTCGCGTACTTCGGACCGCCGGAGGAAGCGCTCAACTTCTTCGGCTACACCACCTGGGCCGATGTCTTCTCGGCGTTCGAGAACTACCGCGACTACGACTGGGCGGGCCGCTGGCGCGGTTCGCAGCACTACCAGATGTACGCCGCCGACATCGACGCCGTCGCCGCGCAGTCCGTCCATATGCCGTCGCCGCAGCAGATGCGCCCGCCGAAGCCGCAGAGCTGGGGCTCCCAGCTCTGGACGCTGATCCGCCGCTACTCCTCGGTCATCGCCTCCGACCGGGGCTTCCTCGGTCTGATGGTGATATTGCCCGCCGTCCTCGGCGTGGTGAGCGTCGTGATCCCCGCGGAGTTCGGTCTGGGACCGCCCGACCCGCCGTCCAGGTTCAACGGCAAGGCCGGGACGATCCTGCTGATCCTCGCGGTCGGCATGTGCTTCTCGGGCGCGGCCAACTCCGTACGAGAGCTGATCAAGGAACGGGTGATCTACGAACGGGAACGGGCCACCGGTCTGTCCCGCTCCGCGTATCTGATGTCCAAGGTCATCGTGCTCGGCGTGATCACGGCCTTCCAGGGCGTCATCATCTGCGGCATCGGCTTCGCGCCGCGCGCGCTGCCCGACGAGGGCCTGATCATGCCGCCGGCCGTCGAGATGTGCGTCGTGATCATCGCGCTGGGCTTCACGTCGATGATGTTCGGTCTGGTGATCTCCTCGCTGGTGAAGACCGCCGAGAAGACCATGCCGCTGCTGGTCATGTTCGCGATCGTCCAGGTCGTCTTCACCGGCACGCTCTTCCAGGTCTACGGTTCGCCCGGCCTGGAGCAGTTCGCCTGGCTGATGCCCTCGCGCTGGGCGATCGCCGGCACCGGCTCCACGCTCGACCTGGCGCATCTGATGCCGCCGTGGGACCCGAAGAGCCCGAACGACCTGGACCCGCTCTGGGACCACTCGATCGGGCAGTGGGGCTTCAACCTCGCGGTCCTGCTGTTCATCGGCGTCCTGTGCGGATTCGTGGTGGCGCGGTTGCTGCGCCGCCACGAGCCTGAGGTCATGCGCAAGTAA